From Triticum aestivum cultivar Chinese Spring chromosome 4A, IWGSC CS RefSeq v2.1, whole genome shotgun sequence, a single genomic window includes:
- the LOC123082229 gene encoding nucleolin 2-like — translation MWQTRCWTDMLPAKAPAAAKKIEESNESSDSESSDSEKPATEVKNYAVATAQKKNQELDGSDSDSDDSSDGDMATKKPVAKKVVESSESSDSDSEEDTTAKPVQSSKVVVVKKNKESSDSSYSDSDSDTEEDTTAQTISVKKEKSSGSSDNDSDSDSDEPAKSTIPAKRPLTTEKKSEHSKDDSDDSSDESDEESALKKPKDPSSSGAMPVSKVAKKESSGDDDSSKESSSSDDENDQSMSMVKSKQNEERRSESSSPL, via the exons ATGTGGCAAACGCGGTGCTGGACG GATATGCTTCCCGCTAAAGCACCAGCAGCAGCCAAGAAGATTGAAGAATCCAATGAAAGTTCTGATTCTGAAAGCTCTGACTCTGAG AAGCCAGCTACTGAAGTGAAGAATTATGCGGTTGCTACTGCACAAAAGAAAAACCAGGAATTGGACGGCTCTGACAGTGATTCTGACGATTCATCAGATGGG GATATGGCCACTAAAAAACCAGTAGCCAAGAAAGTGGTAGAATCCAGTGAAAGTTCTGATTCTGACTCTGAGGAG GATACCACTGCTAAACCAGTTCAATCTTCCAAGGTTGTTGTTGTTAAAAAGAATAAAGAATCTAGTGATAGCTCATATTCTGACTCAGATTCAGATACTGAAGAA GATACCACTGCTCAAACAATTTCTGTAAAGAAAGAAAAATCTAGTGGTAGCTCAGATAATGACTCGGATTCAGATTCGGATGAA CCAGCAAAATCTACTATTCCTGCTAAGAGGCCTCTGACAACAGAGAAAAAGAGTGAACAT TCCAAGGATGATTCTGATGATAGTTCTGATGAGAGTGATGAAGAGTCTGCACTAAAGAAGCCTAAG GATCCATCTTCTAGTGGTGCCATGCCAGTCTCTAAGGTTGCCAAGAAAGAAAGCAGTGGTGATGATGACAGTTCTAAAGAGAGCTCCAGCAGTGATGATGAAAATGATCAATCAATGTCAATGGTGAAGTCCAAGCAGAacgaa GAACGAAGATCTGAATCATCCTCACCCCTCTAG